The following proteins are encoded in a genomic region of Arachis stenosperma cultivar V10309 chromosome 4, arast.V10309.gnm1.PFL2, whole genome shotgun sequence:
- the LOC130974728 gene encoding exopolygalacturonase-like, translating to MVIAKRVGVGVILWLAVACFVVEGDERVRPIAGPDIYEGRNVAKDVLAPGEIINNVMSFGAKPDGKFDCTQAFMDAWRATCKSKVQARVLVPLGRFVVSAMYFAGPCTTPGPVTVQVEGTVVATTDISEYVDGEWLMFQDLSGIKLIGGGTFDGQGKDSWSQTENCETDSDSACVRAPSSIFFSRVNNGIIQNIKTLNPKGFHIFVTNCANIRLRLLKLTAPGTSPNTDGIHISHSINVKISKSNIETGDDCVSMIQGVNNVTIKRLKCGPGHGISIGSLGKYQDELEVRGIRVENCTLVGTTNGLRIKSWPEKYSGLATDISYSDITMENVKNPIIIDQEYQCSPGICKKKPSLVKIANVGFINVKGTTISPIAVDLRCSKQFPCENVQLHNIDLKLLGPILPSGARCANVKPIYGGIQMPPACP from the exons ATGGTGATTGCAAAGAGAGTTGGTGTTGGTGTTATTTTGTGGTTGGCAGTGGCTTGTTTTGTGGTAGAAGGTGATGAAAGAGTAAGGCCAATTGCTGGGCCTGATATCTATGAGGGTCGCAATGTAGCTAAGGATGTTCTTGCTCCTGGTGAGATTATTAATAATGTCATGAGCTTTGGTGCCAAACCTGATGGGAAGTTTGATTGCACTCAg GCGTTCATGGACGCATGGAGAGCAACATGCAAGTCGAAAGTGCAAGCAAGGGTTCTGGTCCCTCTAGGAAGGTTCGTGGTTTCGGCAATGTACTTCGCCGGGCCGTGCACGACTCCGGGGCCCGTCACGGTCCAAGTTGAAGGCACCGTGGTTGCAACAACGGACATCAGCGAGTATGTTGACGGCGAATGGCTCATGTTCCAAGACCTCTCCGGTATCAAACTCATTGGTGGTGGCACCTTTGATGGACAAGGAAAAGATTCATGGTCCCAAACTGAGAATTGTGAAACCGACTCCGATAGCGCCTGTGTTAGAGCTCCTAGT AGCATTTTCTTCAGCAGGGTGAACAATGGAATCATACAGAACATAAAAACCTTGAACCCCAAAGGCTTTCACATATTTGTCACAAACTGTGCCAACATTAGACTTAGGTTGCTTAAGCTCACAGCACCAGGTACCAGCCCCAATACTGATGGAATCCACATTAGCCACTCCATCAATGTCAAAATATCAAAATCCAACATTGAAACCGGTGATGATTGTGTCTCTATGATTCAAGGGGTCAACAATGTTACCATTAAGAGACTAAAGTGTGGCCCTGGACATGGTATTAG TATTGGTAGTCTTGGAAAATATCAAGATGAGCTAGAGGTGAGAGGAATTAGGGTGGAGAATTGCACATTGGTTGGCACAACCAATGGCCTAAGAATAAAGTCATGGCCAGAGAAGTATTCAGGTTTAGCAACAGATATAAGCTATAGTGATATTACCATGGAAAATGTTAAAAACCCTATCATCATTGATCAAGAATATCAATGTTCTCCAGGCATCTGCAAAAAGAAG CCATCACTTGTAAAGATAGCAAATGTTGGTTTTATAAATGTAAAAGGAACAACAATTTCACCAATTGCAGTGGATTTAAGGTGTAGTAAGCAATTCCCATGCGAAAATGTTCAACTTCACAACATAGACCTCAAGCTTCTTGGACCTATCCTTCCTTCTGGCGCAAGATGTGCCAACGTTAAACCTATCTATGGAGGCATTCAAATGCCACCAGCATGTCCATAG